The following proteins come from a genomic window of Pangasianodon hypophthalmus isolate fPanHyp1 chromosome 24, fPanHyp1.pri, whole genome shotgun sequence:
- the hapln1a gene encoding hyaluronan and proteoglycan link protein 1a isoform X2 — protein sequence MITIIPLALVWLSLANNAYTAESRLQIFANPGENVSLPCQLNRSDGFTFGGIGNRIKWTKLEDDNSETDVLLSMGFHKITHGRFQNHAHLQEADENDATLIITNLDLDDFGTYKCELISGMDDITVEMELRMGGVVFPYSPRFGRYNLNFHDAEAACLGQDAVVASFEQLYKAWKGGMDWCNAGWLRDGTVQYPITKPRQPCGGNAAPGLRSYGRRNKTTNRFDVFCYTTGYNGNVFFVDQKLTFLEAVQACEDDGAELAKVGHMFAAWKLQGYDRCDAGWLADGSVRYPISKPRMKCSPTEAAVRSVGFPEKKHKLYGAYCFRAHQ from the exons AGAGTCGCCTTCAGATCTTTGCCAATCCAGGTGAGAATGTTAGCTTGCCCTGCCAACTGAACCGTTCTGATGGCTTCACTTTTGGTGGGATCGGAAACAGGATCAAGTGGACCAAGCTTGAAGATGATAACAGCGAAACTGACGTGCTGCTTTCTATGGGTTTCCACAAGATCACACATGGACGTTTCCAAAACCATGCTCATCTGCAGGAGGCTGATGAAAATGATGCCACCCTGATTATTACCAACCTCGACCTGGATGACTTTGGCACATACAAGTGCGAGCTCATCAGTGGCATGGATGACATCACTGTGGAGATGGAGCTTCGAATGGGTG GGGTTGTATTCCCATACTCGCCACGCTTTGGCCGTTACAACCTGAACTTCCATGATGCTGAGGCAGCCTGCTTGGGGCAGGATGCTGTGGTGGCATCATTCGAGCAGCTCTACAAGGCCTGGAAAGGTGGGATGGACTGGTGCAACGCTGGCTGGCTGCGTGATGGAACCGTACAGTACCCCATCACCAAACCCAGACAGCCATGTGGGGGCAATGCAGCTCCTGGACTCAGGAGTTACGGCCGTCGTAACAAGACCACCAACCGCTTTGATGTTTTCTGCTACACCACCGGATACAATG GAAATGTGTTCTTCGTGGATCAGAAACTGACCTTCCTTGAGGCTGTGCAGGCCTGTGAGGATGATGGAGCTGAGCTGGCAAAGGTAGGGCACATGTTTGCTGCCTGGAAGCTGCAGGGATATGACCGTTGTGatgctggctggctggctgatGGTAGTGTGAGATACCCCATCTCCAAGCCCAGGATGAAGTGCAGCCCCACAGAAGCAGCCGTCCGTTCCGTTGGATTTCCCGAGAAGAAGCACAAGCTCTACGGTGCCTACTGCTTCAGAGCTCACCAGTAA
- the hapln1a gene encoding hyaluronan and proteoglycan link protein 1a isoform X1 — MITIIPLALVWLSLANNAYTAESRLQIFANPGENVSLPCQLNRSDGFTFGGIGNRIKWTKLEDDNSETDVLLSMGFHKITHGRFQNHAHLQEADENDATLIITNLDLDDFGTYKCELISGMDDITVEMELRMGGEASLSFAGVVFPYSPRFGRYNLNFHDAEAACLGQDAVVASFEQLYKAWKGGMDWCNAGWLRDGTVQYPITKPRQPCGGNAAPGLRSYGRRNKTTNRFDVFCYTTGYNGNVFFVDQKLTFLEAVQACEDDGAELAKVGHMFAAWKLQGYDRCDAGWLADGSVRYPISKPRMKCSPTEAAVRSVGFPEKKHKLYGAYCFRAHQ, encoded by the exons AGAGTCGCCTTCAGATCTTTGCCAATCCAGGTGAGAATGTTAGCTTGCCCTGCCAACTGAACCGTTCTGATGGCTTCACTTTTGGTGGGATCGGAAACAGGATCAAGTGGACCAAGCTTGAAGATGATAACAGCGAAACTGACGTGCTGCTTTCTATGGGTTTCCACAAGATCACACATGGACGTTTCCAAAACCATGCTCATCTGCAGGAGGCTGATGAAAATGATGCCACCCTGATTATTACCAACCTCGACCTGGATGACTTTGGCACATACAAGTGCGAGCTCATCAGTGGCATGGATGACATCACTGTGGAGATGGAGCTTCGAATGGGTG GAGAAGCATCACTCTCTTTCGCAGGGGTTGTATTCCCATACTCGCCACGCTTTGGCCGTTACAACCTGAACTTCCATGATGCTGAGGCAGCCTGCTTGGGGCAGGATGCTGTGGTGGCATCATTCGAGCAGCTCTACAAGGCCTGGAAAGGTGGGATGGACTGGTGCAACGCTGGCTGGCTGCGTGATGGAACCGTACAGTACCCCATCACCAAACCCAGACAGCCATGTGGGGGCAATGCAGCTCCTGGACTCAGGAGTTACGGCCGTCGTAACAAGACCACCAACCGCTTTGATGTTTTCTGCTACACCACCGGATACAATG GAAATGTGTTCTTCGTGGATCAGAAACTGACCTTCCTTGAGGCTGTGCAGGCCTGTGAGGATGATGGAGCTGAGCTGGCAAAGGTAGGGCACATGTTTGCTGCCTGGAAGCTGCAGGGATATGACCGTTGTGatgctggctggctggctgatGGTAGTGTGAGATACCCCATCTCCAAGCCCAGGATGAAGTGCAGCCCCACAGAAGCAGCCGTCCGTTCCGTTGGATTTCCCGAGAAGAAGCACAAGCTCTACGGTGCCTACTGCTTCAGAGCTCACCAGTAA